Proteins from a single region of Ischnura elegans chromosome 2, ioIscEleg1.1, whole genome shotgun sequence:
- the LOC124154565 gene encoding probable RNA polymerase II nuclear localization protein SLC7A6OS isoform X2, with amino-acid sequence MDLIIRLKRPRNVDPYEALVLASKRRKKEDGSEENNVDSVGEPTILKFAGTLSHQDEDITPHISKARDHVNLKSLNRLESKDVINKVRSEARKASKESRLKVVNMSRAIPDVPVLVDHNYAGAGDGEKSGDSMQYTIVDVIHDADGGIDSESSQVEEDDRYVYSLYFANSAGGNVDDGFLDSLVSVEPLETNSVHLYDYRDNDDDINQDDDDDSNDEGNWRNDYPDSDPDNDGQDSEGSMEFMMENIKLGFVNYVYPNHFLLKNLFASLLKLIY; translated from the exons ATGGATCTAATCATTCGATTAAAGCGTCCCCGAAATGTCGATCCGTACGAGGCCCTAGTTTTAGCGAGCAAGAGGAGGAAAAAAGAGGATGGAAGTGAGGAGAATAATGTGGACTCAGTTGGAGAGCCTACTATTTTGAAATTCGCTGGTACCCTAAGTCATCAG GATGAAGACATTACCCCTCATATATCTAAAGCCAGAGATCATGTCAACTTAAAGTCGTTAAATCGATTAGAATCAAAAGATGTCATCAATAAAGTACGATCGGAAGCTAGAAAAGCTTCAAAGGAAAGCAGGTTAAAG GTTGTCAACATGTCTAGAGCCATCCCTGACGTTCCCGTTCTTGTTGACCACAACTATGCTGGGGCAGGAGATGGCGAAAAAAGTGGAGACTCAATGCAGTATACCATAGTTGATGTTATTCATGATGCGGATGGTGGAATTGATTCCGAG AGCTCACAAGTTGAAGAAGATGATCGCTATGTTTATAGCTTATATTTTGCCAATTCTGCTGGTGGAAATGTTGATGATGGTTTTTTGGACTCTTTAGTAAG CGTTGAACCCCTGGAAACAAATAGTGTTCACCTGTATGATTACAgagataatgatgatgatataaatcaagatgatgatgatgactccaACGACGAGGGAAATTGGAGAAATGATTATCCCGATTCAGATCCTGACAATGATGG GCAAGACTCCGAGGGATCAATGGAGTTTATGATGGAGAATATCAAATTAG
- the LOC124154565 gene encoding probable RNA polymerase II nuclear localization protein SLC7A6OS isoform X3 has protein sequence MDLIIRLKRPRNVDPYEALVLASKRRKKEDGSEENNVDSVGEPTILKFAGTLSHQDEDITPHISKARDHVNLKSLNRLESKDVINKVRSEARKASKESRLKVVNMSRAIPDVPVLVDHNYAGAGDGEKSGDSMQYTIVDVIHDADGGIDSESSQVEEDDRYVYSLYFANSAGGNVDDGFLDSLVSVEPLETNSVHLYDYRDNDDDINQDDDDDSNDEGNWRNDYPDSDPDNDGQDSEGSMEFMMENIKLEPICKFT, from the exons ATGGATCTAATCATTCGATTAAAGCGTCCCCGAAATGTCGATCCGTACGAGGCCCTAGTTTTAGCGAGCAAGAGGAGGAAAAAAGAGGATGGAAGTGAGGAGAATAATGTGGACTCAGTTGGAGAGCCTACTATTTTGAAATTCGCTGGTACCCTAAGTCATCAG GATGAAGACATTACCCCTCATATATCTAAAGCCAGAGATCATGTCAACTTAAAGTCGTTAAATCGATTAGAATCAAAAGATGTCATCAATAAAGTACGATCGGAAGCTAGAAAAGCTTCAAAGGAAAGCAGGTTAAAG GTTGTCAACATGTCTAGAGCCATCCCTGACGTTCCCGTTCTTGTTGACCACAACTATGCTGGGGCAGGAGATGGCGAAAAAAGTGGAGACTCAATGCAGTATACCATAGTTGATGTTATTCATGATGCGGATGGTGGAATTGATTCCGAG AGCTCACAAGTTGAAGAAGATGATCGCTATGTTTATAGCTTATATTTTGCCAATTCTGCTGGTGGAAATGTTGATGATGGTTTTTTGGACTCTTTAGTAAG CGTTGAACCCCTGGAAACAAATAGTGTTCACCTGTATGATTACAgagataatgatgatgatataaatcaagatgatgatgatgactccaACGACGAGGGAAATTGGAGAAATGATTATCCCGATTCAGATCCTGACAATGATGG GCAAGACTCCGAGGGATCAATGGAGTTTATGATGGAGAATATCAAATTAG
- the LOC124154565 gene encoding probable RNA polymerase II nuclear localization protein SLC7A6OS isoform X4: MDLIIRLKRPRNVDPYEALVLASKRRKKEDGSEENNVDSVGEPTILKFAGTLSHQDEDITPHISKARDHVNLKSLNRLESKDVINKVRSEARKASKESRLKVVNMSRAIPDVPVLVDHNYAGAGDGEKSGDSMQYTIVDVIHDADGGIDSESSQVEEDDRYVYSLYFANSAGGNVDDGFLDSLVSVEPLETNSVHLYDYRDNDDDINQDDDDDSNDEGNWRNDYPDSDPDNDGQDSEGSMEFMMENIKLGFL, from the exons ATGGATCTAATCATTCGATTAAAGCGTCCCCGAAATGTCGATCCGTACGAGGCCCTAGTTTTAGCGAGCAAGAGGAGGAAAAAAGAGGATGGAAGTGAGGAGAATAATGTGGACTCAGTTGGAGAGCCTACTATTTTGAAATTCGCTGGTACCCTAAGTCATCAG GATGAAGACATTACCCCTCATATATCTAAAGCCAGAGATCATGTCAACTTAAAGTCGTTAAATCGATTAGAATCAAAAGATGTCATCAATAAAGTACGATCGGAAGCTAGAAAAGCTTCAAAGGAAAGCAGGTTAAAG GTTGTCAACATGTCTAGAGCCATCCCTGACGTTCCCGTTCTTGTTGACCACAACTATGCTGGGGCAGGAGATGGCGAAAAAAGTGGAGACTCAATGCAGTATACCATAGTTGATGTTATTCATGATGCGGATGGTGGAATTGATTCCGAG AGCTCACAAGTTGAAGAAGATGATCGCTATGTTTATAGCTTATATTTTGCCAATTCTGCTGGTGGAAATGTTGATGATGGTTTTTTGGACTCTTTAGTAAG CGTTGAACCCCTGGAAACAAATAGTGTTCACCTGTATGATTACAgagataatgatgatgatataaatcaagatgatgatgatgactccaACGACGAGGGAAATTGGAGAAATGATTATCCCGATTCAGATCCTGACAATGATGG GCAAGACTCCGAGGGATCAATGGAGTTTATGATGGAGAATATCAAATTAG